The Geotalea uraniireducens Rf4 genome window below encodes:
- a CDS encoding AbrB/MazE/SpoVT family DNA-binding domain-containing protein codes for MKTVKLSSKGQFILPKAIRDRHHWEVGTEFVIIDRGAELVIKPTKVFPPTELEPPDAPSVYRGKPLSLEEMERAVMVEAGKHK; via the coding sequence ATGAAAACCGTTAAACTATCGAGCAAAGGCCAATTCATCCTCCCCAAGGCCATCCGCGACCGGCACCACTGGGAGGTGGGCACGGAATTCGTCATCATCGACCGGGGAGCGGAACTGGTCATCAAGCCGACCAAGGTCTTCCCGCCGACCGAATTGGAGCCCCCCGACGCCCCATCGGTCTACAGGGGCAAGCCGCTCTCACTGGAGGAGATGGAACGGGCCGTCATGGTCGAAGCGGGGAAGCACAAATGA
- a CDS encoding type II toxin-antitoxin system VapC family toxin produces MIAVDTNILVRYAVKDDRNQAALATDFLARNRCFVLKTVLIELAWVLSSSAGYNLPRENVHERLLHILGLPDIETEDAAHVAQALTWYAEGMDFADALHLAGSVELAGLATFDRKFVATAEKLDAVPSVLLVR; encoded by the coding sequence ATGATCGCCGTCGACACGAACATCCTGGTGCGCTACGCGGTGAAGGACGACCGTAACCAGGCGGCGCTGGCAACCGATTTCCTCGCCAGGAACCGCTGTTTCGTCCTCAAGACCGTCCTCATCGAGCTAGCCTGGGTCCTCTCTTCGTCTGCCGGCTACAATCTCCCCCGGGAAAACGTTCATGAACGATTGCTCCACATTCTCGGCCTGCCGGACATTGAAACGGAAGATGCCGCCCACGTTGCCCAGGCTCTCACTTGGTACGCGGAAGGGATGGACTTCGCCGATGCCCTCCATCTCGCCGGCAGTGTGGAACTGGCAGGTCTTGCCACCTTTGACCGTAAATTTGTCGCAACTGCGGAAAAGCTCGACGCCGTTCCCTCGGTACTCCTCGTGCGATAA
- a CDS encoding REP-associated tyrosine transposase produces MARPLRIEYPGAFYHVTSRGNEQKDVFKSQRDRQKFLEYLESATERYGGVVHAYCLMSNHYHLLLETPVGNLSQIMRHINGAYTTYFNIKRKRSGHLFQGRYKAILVELDEYAMELSRYIHLNPVRAGMVTRPEEYRWSSYNNYIGQGTAPTWLKMETILDYFGKKTKEAMKKYRTFVEDLLGKEYDSPFQNTFGAAVLGTAEFIEMVTSEHLSEKGVDRAVPGIRQFKSNPEPEEILKAVAAVVGEKEKQARQVGMYLCHKYSGKKLREIGNLFGVGETAIAEARRLLSRKLVQDKKLCAEVEKVKAILKI; encoded by the coding sequence ATGGCACGACCGCTACGAATCGAATATCCAGGAGCATTTTACCATGTCACATCAAGAGGTAACGAGCAAAAGGACGTATTCAAAAGCCAAAGAGACCGACAAAAGTTTCTGGAGTATCTGGAATCGGCAACAGAGCGATACGGGGGAGTAGTTCATGCCTATTGCCTGATGAGCAATCATTATCATCTGCTCCTGGAAACGCCGGTAGGCAATCTGTCACAGATCATGCGGCACATAAACGGAGCATACACGACATATTTCAACATCAAGCGGAAAAGGTCAGGGCATCTTTTTCAGGGGCGATACAAGGCGATACTGGTTGAATTAGACGAATATGCGATGGAACTATCACGATATATACATTTAAACCCGGTAAGGGCGGGAATGGTTACGCGTCCAGAGGAATACCGCTGGTCCAGCTACAACAACTACATCGGTCAAGGAACCGCGCCCACGTGGCTGAAGATGGAGACAATCCTCGACTATTTCGGCAAAAAGACAAAAGAAGCAATGAAGAAGTATCGAACATTTGTGGAAGACTTGCTTGGGAAGGAATACGACAGCCCCTTCCAGAACACATTTGGCGCAGCAGTACTCGGCACGGCGGAATTTATAGAAATGGTGACATCAGAACATCTCTCGGAGAAAGGTGTAGACAGAGCTGTCCCAGGAATCCGGCAATTTAAGTCAAACCCGGAGCCGGAAGAGATATTGAAGGCAGTAGCGGCAGTAGTGGGGGAAAAAGAAAAGCAGGCGCGGCAGGTGGGAATGTATCTCTGCCATAAGTACAGCGGAAAGAAACTACGTGAAATCGGCAATCTGTTCGGCGTAGGTGAAACCGCAATAGCAGAAGCGCGCCGTCTACTTTCGAGGAAGTTGGTTCAAGATAAAAAGTTGTGTGCAGAGGTGGAGAAAGTGAAAGCGATCCTGAAAATTTGA
- a CDS encoding LVIVD repeat-containing protein, protein MGVIEPKKLNALRVAGVSDYSYADADGNPQSMDLALTGGGGRLKTVDLTDPYNPQPLATVKDALDKEVVSYPYDITLNKETGLAIVSTLSAIQVVDVKDPKNPRLINTITQLPNSSGATTPEGSPAMIPIGTIPAMAEKDGWLYMADQTKGMRTMGINTNDIRVYNESNIQVPEIGYSKGGEDDRRYYVEVKYEDPDINCNDDDLVGSMVIKTRKGAVVNPLPGIDHPTQYLLSFRKGSDEHCYADLKKTITSPTNKRFIATNFPAADLTLTTVDGMAIAPVFGSIGTKAIFEFSNRKDGRLMRRKNIPLEKLIRIAFDGNRDGKIRFDDPEDKKYTFWVNDDHDTGPDVRNAEVGLFDDDIYSSASDANDTEVDQINTLRDLEDFAQVHIQIDEHARNVIKFLTAPHDTPPPVFSYQLQFKNVNGTNPSLNLFEAVTDGTKYLSEYKTALLQLYNKRIVTIDSVNVSDLPANVLMGTGASHFIFEGKSSGTGDLTISLKSDGVDIEENSAKLDLKPITWFYDKYQVAYDDLAKRVLTSYTTRKGDYQPKNNDYIFYVHGWNMTNGEVEKERWAETMFKRLWWSGYTGKVGLFSWPTLEGALTFDESEIRAWNSSEAFKNLLLSGDMTKYQGKIRLLGHSMGGIVSGETINKLPGPGIVHTYIATQAALSAHYYDNTITEKSLAAKIPGTVITANIFGYYMSGNETSSDKPYLSSSTQKAKHINYFNRLDFALSRGDEGYAAWELNSLTRPDFPYSYVPLGSIHLNGLLPLYLPDDRYEVFSRIIQSRAKAIGAVSSAINNFYNDNNKDLKVLFDYDTKHYSHSRQFRSTIIQEKGYWKAIMSDFRLTSSY, encoded by the coding sequence ATGGGAGTGATCGAGCCCAAAAAGCTGAACGCCTTGCGTGTGGCGGGTGTGTCCGACTACAGCTATGCCGATGCCGACGGCAACCCGCAGAGCATGGACCTGGCCCTCACCGGCGGTGGCGGCCGACTCAAGACCGTTGACCTTACCGACCCCTACAACCCCCAACCGCTGGCAACGGTCAAAGATGCCCTGGATAAAGAGGTTGTCTCCTATCCCTACGATATAACCTTGAACAAAGAGACGGGGCTGGCAATCGTCAGTACCTTGAGCGCCATTCAGGTAGTGGATGTGAAAGACCCAAAAAATCCCCGGCTGATCAACACCATCACCCAACTGCCCAACTCATCCGGCGCTACAACACCGGAAGGATCCCCGGCGATGATTCCCATAGGCACCATCCCGGCCATGGCGGAAAAAGACGGCTGGCTGTACATGGCGGACCAGACCAAAGGTATGCGCACAATGGGTATTAACACCAACGACATAAGAGTATACAATGAGAGCAATATTCAGGTTCCCGAGATAGGATACAGTAAGGGCGGAGAGGATGACCGTCGCTACTACGTCGAGGTAAAGTACGAGGATCCGGATATCAACTGTAATGATGACGACCTGGTAGGTAGCATGGTAATCAAAACGCGCAAGGGTGCTGTTGTCAACCCTCTTCCCGGTATAGACCACCCGACGCAGTATCTGCTGTCTTTCCGCAAAGGAAGTGACGAGCACTGCTATGCCGACTTGAAAAAAACAATAACGTCTCCGACAAACAAACGCTTTATAGCCACCAACTTCCCGGCTGCCGATTTGACACTGACCACCGTGGATGGGATGGCAATCGCGCCAGTTTTTGGCAGTATCGGGACCAAGGCGATTTTTGAATTCAGCAACCGCAAAGACGGCAGGTTGATGAGGCGCAAAAATATTCCGCTTGAGAAGCTGATCAGGATTGCCTTTGATGGAAATAGGGATGGGAAGATCAGATTCGATGATCCTGAAGACAAGAAATATACTTTCTGGGTGAATGATGATCATGATACCGGGCCAGACGTGAGAAATGCCGAAGTTGGTCTTTTTGATGATGATATATATTCAAGTGCATCAGACGCAAATGACACTGAAGTTGACCAAATTAATACGTTGCGCGACTTGGAAGATTTTGCACAAGTTCACATACAGATAGACGAACATGCACGTAATGTCATCAAGTTTCTTACTGCGCCACACGATACGCCGCCGCCGGTTTTCTCATATCAACTGCAATTCAAAAACGTTAATGGCACAAATCCATCACTAAATCTTTTTGAGGCGGTGACAGATGGTACAAAATATCTAAGTGAATACAAGACAGCCCTGCTACAGTTGTATAACAAACGAATTGTCACGATTGATTCAGTTAATGTCTCTGATTTACCTGCTAACGTACTGATGGGTACAGGGGCGTCGCATTTCATTTTCGAAGGTAAATCATCAGGTACAGGTGATCTGACTATTAGTCTCAAATCGGATGGGGTCGACATTGAGGAAAATTCAGCAAAATTGGACCTGAAACCGATTACTTGGTTTTATGACAAATATCAGGTTGCTTATGATGATCTCGCCAAGAGAGTGTTGACATCCTACACAACCAGAAAGGGAGATTATCAGCCCAAAAACAATGACTACATTTTCTATGTTCATGGCTGGAACATGACGAACGGAGAAGTGGAGAAGGAGCGTTGGGCCGAGACTATGTTCAAGCGGCTCTGGTGGTCAGGGTATACCGGAAAAGTTGGTTTGTTTAGTTGGCCGACATTGGAAGGTGCACTTACTTTCGACGAAAGTGAGATAAGGGCATGGAATTCCTCAGAAGCATTTAAAAATTTGCTCTTAAGCGGAGATATGACGAAATATCAGGGCAAGATACGGCTACTCGGTCATAGTATGGGTGGTATCGTATCAGGAGAAACCATCAATAAATTGCCGGGGCCAGGAATAGTCCATACCTATATTGCTACACAGGCGGCCTTGTCGGCGCATTATTATGACAATACGATAACAGAGAAAAGCCTTGCAGCCAAGATTCCAGGTACTGTTATTACAGCTAACATCTTTGGATATTATATGTCTGGTAACGAAACCTCCTCAGATAAGCCATACCTATCTTCAAGTACACAAAAAGCAAAACACATTAACTATTTTAATAGATTAGATTTTGCCTTGAGCAGAGGAGATGAGGGGTATGCAGCTTGGGAACTCAATAGTTTGACACGTCCTGACTTTCCATACAGTTACGTTCCACTTGGTTCAATACACTTAAATGGCCTTCTCCCATTATATCTGCCGGATGATAGATATGAAGTATTCAGCAGAATTATACAATCACGAGCTAAAGCCATAGGTGCAGTTTCTTCTGCCATCAATAATTTTTATAATGATAATAATAAAGACCTTAAAGTATTATTTGATTACGATACGAAGCATTACTCTCATAGCAGACAGTTCAGATCAACTATAATACAAGAAAAAGGCTATTGGAAAGCAATCATGTCAGATTTTAGATTGACATCATCATACTAA
- a CDS encoding REP-associated tyrosine transposase gives MARPLRIEYPGAFYHVTSRGNEQKDVFKSQKDREKFLEYLESATKRYGALIHAYCLMGNHYHLLLETPSGNLSQIMRHVNGAYTTYFNVKRKRAGHLFQGRYKAILVEADEYATELSRYIHLNPVRAGIVAKPEGYQWSSYRSYIGQDNKATDWLKTEFILGYFGTKAPDVKNKYRKFVEDLLDSEYDSPLKATVASTVLGSEEFVREISERHLGERRAERSVPAVKELATRPSMDEIIKEINAVLGERDELIRNMSIYCCQKYSGAKLKEIGERFGISDAAVSQASRRLALKAEKDQQVKKMVDWVEANLGYVRS, from the coding sequence ATGGCACGGCCTTTAAGAATCGAATATCCTGGAGCATTTTACCATGTCACGTCGAGAGGAAACGAACAGAAGGACGTATTCAAGAGTCAAAAGGATCGGGAAAAGTTTCTGGAATATCTGGAATCGGCAACAAAGCGGTACGGGGCGTTAATCCATGCCTACTGCCTGATGGGCAACCATTACCACCTGCTGCTGGAAACACCATCCGGGAACCTTTCGCAGATCATGCGGCATGTAAACGGTGCATATACAACGTACTTCAACGTCAAGCGGAAGAGAGCCGGTCATCTGTTCCAGGGGCGATACAAGGCGATACTCGTCGAAGCAGATGAATATGCGACAGAGCTTTCACGGTACATTCATCTGAATCCGGTACGGGCGGGAATAGTTGCTAAGCCGGAGGGATATCAGTGGTCCAGCTATCGAAGTTACATAGGTCAAGACAACAAGGCGACCGATTGGCTGAAGACGGAATTCATACTCGGCTATTTTGGCACGAAAGCACCGGATGTGAAAAACAAGTATCGGAAATTTGTCGAAGACCTTCTCGATAGTGAATACGACAGCCCATTGAAAGCAACGGTAGCCTCGACAGTATTAGGAAGTGAAGAATTTGTAAGAGAAATATCGGAAAGGCATCTGGGAGAGAGACGGGCAGAGCGGAGCGTTCCGGCTGTGAAGGAACTGGCAACCCGGCCTTCGATGGATGAAATCATAAAGGAAATCAATGCGGTGCTCGGCGAAAGAGACGAGTTGATAAGAAATATGAGCATTTATTGCTGTCAGAAGTATAGCGGAGCAAAGCTTAAGGAAATAGGTGAACGTTTTGGAATAAGCGATGCGGCGGTATCGCAGGCAAGCCGGAGGCTGGCATTAAAGGCCGAGAAAGATCAACAAGTGAAGAAGATGGTAGATTGGGTAGAGGCAAATTTAGGGTATGTCAGAAGTTGA